TTTCGATAATCAAAAGATTCTTTTTCTCGAATCCTTTTACTAATTATTCTTGGAATCATCGTTGCAGGAATAACCCATAAGAAACGAACTAAGATCACTACGATACTTATAACCGCTCCCCAAATAAATAATGAATTTCCCGAATAATTACTGATTCCTGCAATAATCTGCCTTAATTGAAGTCCGATTAAAATAAATATCAAACCGTTTAGAATATTATTGAGTACATCCCAAATTGTATTGGTCATAATTCGGCTTTCATGAGAAAAAATTGTTCCTGATCTCGCAGCCAAAAAAAGACCTGTTGTTACGACAGCCAAAACTCCCGAACCTTCAAAATGCTCGGCAAGCAAATACGAAGCAAATGGAGTCAATAACGTTAGTGTTACCTCGATAATATCATCACAAACAAATCTCTTATGGATATAATACATGATATAACCGACAGCTAAACCTATTGCTATACCCAAAACCGACATTAAGACAAAATTTAATCCAGCCTGCCATAAAACAAAGTTTCCTGCTGTAATTGCCGTAAGTGCATATTTATACGCTACAAGACCACTTGCATCGTTTACTAAACTTTCTCCCTCTAGAATGGCAATTAATCTCGGATTAAGCCCTAAACCTTTTGTAATGGCCGTTGCAGAAACTGCATCTGGAGGCGAAACAATAGCACCAAGTAAAAAGGCTAACGGCCAAGACATATCATCGATAAGCCAATGTGCAAAAACAGCAACTAGTCCTGTAGTGAAAAAGACCAACCCAACGGCGGCAAAAGTTATCGGACGTATGGATTGCTTAAAGTCAGACCAGCTCGTATGCCAAGCAGCGTGATACAAAAGAGGCGGTAGAAATATAATAAATACTATTTCTGGACTTAAAGCAATAACAGGAAGTCCTGGAACAACACTAATAATAACACCACACAAAACCAAAACAATCGGAATTGGAAAATTATATCTTTTACTAACAAGACTAAGAAATGCAACTCCAAAAAGCAGCATTATAATTACGGCAATATTCTCCATTTGAGCTGGTTGTTTATTGATTTTGGATTATAAAATGTGGGTACTAAATTAAGATTTTTATAGTCATTAATTAGCTTAACATTAAAAAAATAGAATCTCAATTTATTGACTTACATCAAAGTTTTTGGTTTTAAGCTGCTTTAGATTTGCTTTTATTATTTCTAAAAAAAATTATGATACATACAGAATTAAGTCCGTTAGTGCAATTTGGAATTTCGAGTAAAGAACGTGTTGAAAATGCTTTAGAACAGCTTAAAAGCGGAAAAGGCGTTTTGGTAACCGACGATGAAAACCGTGAAAACGAGGGCGATCTTATATTCTCTGCACATCATATGAACGCTCAGGATATGGCATTAATGATTCGCGAATGCAGCGGTATCGTCTGTCTTTGTCTTACTAATGAAAAAGCAAACGAATTAGAACTATCTTACATGGTAAAAGAAAATACCAGCAGTTTTCAAACTCCGTTTACCATTACTATTGAAGCTAAAAACGGAGTGACGACTGGAGTTTCGGCACAAGATCGAATTACCACTATAAAAACAGCGATTGCAACAAATACAAAACCGGAAGATTTGGCAAAACCTGGACATATTTTTCCGCTTAGAGCAAACGATAATGGCGTTTTAGGAAGAAATGGCCACACCGAAGGAAGTGTAGATTTAATGAAATTAGCAGGATTGCAACCCGAGGCTGTTCTTTGTGAGTTGATGAATGAAAACGGAAGCATGGCTAAACTGGACAAAATCATTAGCTTTGCACAAGAACACGATTTGGTTGTTTTATCTATTGAAGATATTATTTATTACCGCAAATTCGTTAGAGATTACTATTAAATGATATACGAACAGCTTAGCAATTCCATTCGAAAAAGCATTACTATTTCTGATGAAGATTTAGAAACCATTCTCTCCTATTTTAAACTTATTAAAAAAGAAAAAAATGAGATTTTGCTGGCGCAAGGGCAAATCAGTCAGGAGACTTTTTTTGTTGCAAAAGGCTGTCTGCGCATCTTTTTTATTAACGAAGAAGGAAAAGATGCAACCCGATATATTGCATTCGAAAACCAATTTGCTACAGCTTTAGTCAGTTTTATTACCAAAATGCCAGCTGCAGAAAACATTCAGGTTGTAGAGAAATCAGAATTGCTGACTATTTCTCATGAAGATTTTAATCATTTAATGAAAATTATTCCCGAATGGAGAACATTTTACAGCAATTATTTGGAAAAAGCTTATGTAAATAATGCCAATCGTTTAATGTCGTTTACTACTATGGATGCTTTAGAAAGGTACAATCAGCTTTTAAAAATTAATCCTGCAATCGTAAAACGGCTTCCTAATAAAATTGTAGCTTCTTATATTAATATTTCTCAGGAAACTTTGAGTAGGTTGAAGTCGAAAGTTTAGATAAAATACTCTTTATTTGCATCGAAAATTTAATCTAACTCTCTAAGATCTTATTATCTACTTCAAAAAAACATGAATAGAAAAAACGGAATTGATTTCTTCAGACTCATTGGAGCATTAGCGGTAATGTGTATTCATGCATCGTACGGAAACTTAAGCTACGAATACGTATCTAATTTGAGATTATTTTCACGCTGGGCCGTTCCATTTTTTTTCCTTACATCTGGTTTTTTCTTAGGTCCAAAAATTGAATACAACAGTCTTGATTTTAAGCGAATACAAAAGAATGTAAGCCAGTTAATTTCTATTATATTGGTATCTTCCATAATTTACCTACCAATATGTTTTAAAACTAAAAACATGCCTAAAAATATTGCCGATTTATTAGTCGGCATTCAGCCTCACCTATGGTTTGTGGGATCCTTATTAACAGGCTATATTGCAATTTGGTATTTATACTTTATTAAAAAAAATAAAATACTACCTTACAGTTCTATTTTTATTTTACTCGTCGCATTGCTAATCGATTCATATGACCAATTCTTTCATAAAAATATAGGCTTTTTTTCGGTTAGGTTTGTATTATCAATTCCCTTTATGTATATCGGAATTATTGCTTCAAAAAAAAATATTTATCAAGTAAGCAACAAATTATTAATTGGAATGATTTTAATTGGCTTTGCTATCCAATATTTTGAAGCGGAACTATTTTTAAAACTTTTTAGTTATCCAAAAATCAAACATCAATTTTTAATCGGAACAATAATCACTTCTATTCCCTTATTTATTTTCACTTCTAAAATAAATCTTCCAGAAAATAGATTTTCAGAATGGGGCAGAAAGTATTCGCTTTTTATCTATTTATATCATCCAGCTATCTATTTCTTAATGTCACAAAATCTTAATAAATTAATTCCTCTCTATTCTGATTATGTCATGATGTTTTCTCCAATTATCGGTTTTATTATCCTGATAGCTCTTGCAATATTTTTAGAAAAATATTTACCTAAACTTTCTAATATCTTAAACGGAAATCTATAAGACATAGATTTTTATACTATAAAAAAGCCGAATCTTAATTTTAGATTCGGCTTTTTGATTTTTATGATTCACAACTGCTACAAGAAACGAGACTTGTAACAAGTTCTTTAGAAACACTTTGACTTCTTTGGTAGTATAAACTTTTAACTCCTTGCTGCCAAGCTTCGATCATTAAACGGTTTACATCTTTAATTGCCAATTCTGCTGGAATATTAAGATTTAAACTTTGTCCCTGATCAACAAATTTCTGACGAATTCCAGCTTGCTGTACAATTTCTAACTGGCTGATTTCTTTGAATGTTTTGAAAACATCTTTTTCCTGCTGAGTCAATTGTTCCATGTGCTGAACACTTCCTCCGTTTAGCATAATTCCTCTCCAAACTTCTTCGTTATCTAAACCTTTTTCTTCCAACAGTTTTTTAAGGTATTTATTTTTACGCATGAAATTACCTTTACTTAATCCTGCTTTATAATAATTACTGCTGAAAGGCTCAATTCCTGGTGAAGTTTGCCCTAAAATTGCAGAAGATGAAGTAGTTGGTGCAATTGCCATTGTGGTTGTATTACGTCTTCCGTAACCTTTTAACAATTCTGGTTCACCGTAAATTCTAGCCAATTCTTGACTTGCTTTATCGGCTTTATCGCTAATATGTTTAAAAATTTCTGTAGTTTTCATTTTAGCTTCCATTCCTTCAAACGGAATCATGTTTTTCTGCAAATAAGAATGCCATCCTAAAACGCCTAAACCTAATGCACGGTGTCTTTTAGCAAATTTATTCGCTGCAGAAAGATAATAATTTCCTTCTGTTTTTTCTATAAATTCCTGTAAAACGGCATCTAAGAAAAAGATCGCTAATTTTACTGCTTCAGTATCTTTCCATTCTTCATATAATTCCAAATTCATTGAAGAAAGACAGCAGATAAATGATTCGTCATGAGTTGATGGAAGCATAATCTCACTGCACAAATTACTGGCATTGATTCTTAAATTTTGATCTTTATAAACTTGCGGTTTATTTTTATTTACGTTGTCACTAAAGAAAATATAAGGCAACCCTTTTTGCTGACGGCTTTCCAATACTTTCGCCCAAATTTGTCTTTTTTCTGCATCTCCATCAATCATTTCTTGCATCCAGTAATCTGGTACACAGATCCCTGTAAACAAGTTCTGAATTGGGTTTCCAATACTTTTAATTTTCAGGAATTCTTCAATATCTGGATGATCTACATCCAAATAAGCTGCAAATGCACCACGACGAACTCCGCCTTGCGAAATAGTATCCATAGCTGTATCAAAAAGCTTCATGAAACTTACTGCTCCACTGCTTTTTCCGTTATCGGTTACCGCACTT
The Flavobacterium humidisoli DNA segment above includes these coding regions:
- a CDS encoding Na+/H+ antiporter, yielding MENIAVIIMLLFGVAFLSLVSKRYNFPIPIVLVLCGVIISVVPGLPVIALSPEIVFIIFLPPLLYHAAWHTSWSDFKQSIRPITFAAVGLVFFTTGLVAVFAHWLIDDMSWPLAFLLGAIVSPPDAVSATAITKGLGLNPRLIAILEGESLVNDASGLVAYKYALTAITAGNFVLWQAGLNFVLMSVLGIAIGLAVGYIMYYIHKRFVCDDIIEVTLTLLTPFASYLLAEHFEGSGVLAVVTTGLFLAARSGTIFSHESRIMTNTIWDVLNNILNGLIFILIGLQLRQIIAGISNYSGNSLFIWGAVISIVVILVRFLWVIPATMIPRIISKRIREKESFDYRNMIIFGWSGMRGVVSMAAALALPLMLNKTEEFPLRNLIIYLVFCVILSTLVIQGLTLPWLIKKLKIERYSILAEEYNIRNVIVSETIAHIEDNFSLLNDELLHNIKSKYEVKFNRLQKTELPANFFGNGKLLGGEIFNDFTKIQIDLLNVERAKLESMHKSGSVNEEIFRKIEKELDLEETRLWMEMYEEN
- a CDS encoding acyltransferase family protein — encoded protein: MNRKNGIDFFRLIGALAVMCIHASYGNLSYEYVSNLRLFSRWAVPFFFLTSGFFLGPKIEYNSLDFKRIQKNVSQLISIILVSSIIYLPICFKTKNMPKNIADLLVGIQPHLWFVGSLLTGYIAIWYLYFIKKNKILPYSSIFILLVALLIDSYDQFFHKNIGFFSVRFVLSIPFMYIGIIASKKNIYQVSNKLLIGMILIGFAIQYFEAELFLKLFSYPKIKHQFLIGTIITSIPLFIFTSKINLPENRFSEWGRKYSLFIYLYHPAIYFLMSQNLNKLIPLYSDYVMMFSPIIGFIILIALAIFLEKYLPKLSNILNGNL
- a CDS encoding Crp/Fnr family transcriptional regulator: MIYEQLSNSIRKSITISDEDLETILSYFKLIKKEKNEILLAQGQISQETFFVAKGCLRIFFINEEGKDATRYIAFENQFATALVSFITKMPAAENIQVVEKSELLTISHEDFNHLMKIIPEWRTFYSNYLEKAYVNNANRLMSFTTMDALERYNQLLKINPAIVKRLPNKIVASYINISQETLSRLKSKV
- the ribB gene encoding 3,4-dihydroxy-2-butanone-4-phosphate synthase translates to MIHTELSPLVQFGISSKERVENALEQLKSGKGVLVTDDENRENEGDLIFSAHHMNAQDMALMIRECSGIVCLCLTNEKANELELSYMVKENTSSFQTPFTITIEAKNGVTTGVSAQDRITTIKTAIATNTKPEDLAKPGHIFPLRANDNGVLGRNGHTEGSVDLMKLAGLQPEAVLCELMNENGSMAKLDKIISFAQEHDLVVLSIEDIIYYRKFVRDYY
- a CDS encoding ribonucleoside-diphosphate reductase subunit alpha, with product MNTIDTNPANNNFEPQNDSKMWWKNSESEQILNRGYLLKGETVEGAIDRICTAAAKRLYKPELKESFMEMIERGWMSISSPVWANMGTERGLPISCFNVHVPDKIEGITHKLGEVIMQTKIGGGTSGYFGELRERGSAVTDNGKSSGAVSFMKLFDTAMDTISQGGVRRGAFAAYLDVDHPDIEEFLKIKSIGNPIQNLFTGICVPDYWMQEMIDGDAEKRQIWAKVLESRQQKGLPYIFFSDNVNKNKPQVYKDQNLRINASNLCSEIMLPSTHDESFICCLSSMNLELYEEWKDTEAVKLAIFFLDAVLQEFIEKTEGNYYLSAANKFAKRHRALGLGVLGWHSYLQKNMIPFEGMEAKMKTTEIFKHISDKADKASQELARIYGEPELLKGYGRRNTTTMAIAPTTSSSAILGQTSPGIEPFSSNYYKAGLSKGNFMRKNKYLKKLLEEKGLDNEEVWRGIMLNGGSVQHMEQLTQQEKDVFKTFKEISQLEIVQQAGIRQKFVDQGQSLNLNIPAELAIKDVNRLMIEAWQQGVKSLYYQRSQSVSKELVTSLVSCSSCES